The genomic region CGGACGCCCAGGCGAAGGACGCCTTCAACCGGCTCCAGCACGGCCTCTCCGACTTCGGGAGGCACTGACCCGTGGTCTCGTATCACGACCTGCACGGCTGCCGCGTGGACCAGTGGCAGAAGGCCGCTGACGACTGGGTCGACCTCGCCCGGCGCTCCTCCTCCGCCTGCGAGGACATCCGCGCGCAGGGCAAGAAGCCGCTCGACGACCACTGGGCGGACGCCACCGGCAAGACGGCCGGCAAGCGCCTGGAGGACCTCGCCGACCGCCTGGAGTCCGGCGGCGACATCATGAAGGGCGTGGCCATGGTCCTCGACGCCCTGGCCCACACCATGGGCTACGCCCAGCGCACCCTCTCCCACGCCATCGAGCTGGCGAACGAGCACGGGCTGAGCATCCAGGACGGCCGCGCCGTCGGCGTCTACACGGGCGCCGTGCCCACCGGCCCGAACGTCCCGCAGAACGTGCGTGACGCCTACACCAAGGAGCAGGGGCACATTGCCACGGTCAACGGGCTGATAGACGAAGCCCTGCGCGAGGCCTCGCAGGCGGACGCGAAGGCCTCCGCCGAACTGGACAAGCTGGCGACGACCATCAACGTCTCCGACACCTCACAGGCGCACAATGTGCTCCTCGTCGAGGCGTCCCACGTCGAATTCGAGATGCTCAGGGCGGACATCCCGGTCGGGAAGGACCCGCAGCTCGTCCGGGCCTGGTGGGACGGCCTGACGCCGCAGCAGCAGAAGGACCTCATGCGGGCCGATCCTGTGACCCTCGCCGACCTCAAGGGCCTGCCGCCCGAGGTCGGGCGCGAGGTCCGCGGCCCCGACGGAACGATCGACCGGGTCGAGATGGTGCGGTATGCACTCGACCACTGGGACATGAAGGACGACCTGGACTACGGGGCCGCCGGCAACTGCACCAACTTCGTGTCGTCCAGCCTGGAAGCGGGAGGCATGAAGAAGAAGCTCTCCCCGTGGACGGGGCTGATGGGCGACGACACCTGGGGCCGCCAGAGCGGGATCGGGTGGGACTGGTTCGACCAGAACGCGTACCACTCCGAGTCCTGGGCACGGGCCGAGGGGCTGCAGAACTTCCTGCTGCGCCACGGCAGCAGGGAGGTCCCGAGGGCGGACGCGCGGCCCGGTGACATCATCTTCTACGAGCAGGTGGCGCCCGGCACGGAAACCGCCCCGGGCGAGACCCACCATGCCGCCGTCGTCACCTCTGTCACCCCTGACGGGGACATCAAGCTGACCCAGCACACGAGCTCCTTCCAGAACGTGAGCCTGGACAGCCGGGAACACATCGCGAACAGGAACGGGGGCGAGCAGCGCATCCGCATCGTCCGCCCGGAACCGGATTGGTACTGATGGCCGCCACCTCGCCCTCCCCCTCCCCCGCTACGAGCGACGGCACCGCGCGCCCGCGTGCCGTCACGTTCGGCACCGTGACGGCGGCACTGATGGTGCCGCTCCTGATCGTGGCAGGCGTCGCGACCTCCTTGCACACGCAGGAGATCGAGCACGGGTGGGCCGACCGGCAGCGGGAAGCCTGTCGGCACCTGCCCTTCCCGATGGCGGAGTACGCCGCCGGGTGGGCCGGTGTGGTCCTCGGCGTGGCGGCTGTGGGGGTGTGCGTGCTGCTCGCGCGGCGGCTGCGCGCCCGGTACGGCCTCCGGCTCGGGGACACCTGGCCTGGGCTGCTCGCCGGCACCACCGTGTGGTTCAGCGTCCTGGCGATTCCGATGGAGCTGATCCAGCTGTGGGTCGTGTACTCGGCCGCGGCGTCGGGGATCAACCTTGGCGACGGGTGTTAGCCGCCCGCGCCGAGCGGGTGCGCCGGGCGCCCGCCGCGCGGCCACGGGATCCGCGTCGGCGGGTCTGGGCCGCCGCGCTGTGAGCAAGCCGGGGTCAGTCCTCCGCCTCCGCCATGGGCTCGTCCGGGTCTGTGGCCATGGTCAGCTGGGTGATGTTGCAGCCGTCCGGGTGGATCTGCCAGGGCCGGACCGCCTGGACCAGGTCTGGGGCGCTCAGGCCGCAGCCGGCTTCGCCCTGGGGCAGGCCGGGGTTGATGTCGTCGCGGACGATCTCGGTGACGGCTTCGAGTGCGGTCTGCGCCTTGGCGACGTCGCCGTGCTGGAGCGGCAGGTGGGTGATGATGTCGGTGAGGATCGCCGATTCCTTGTAGACGGTCCCGTCACCGTGCACCTGGAAGTGGCGGACGCGGTCGTACCGGTCGAGGATGAACGTCCCGTCGGAGTTCTGCCGGGCGCGCCGGGTGATGCACTTCTGGCGGTGGGGGAAGAGGGCCGCGTTGCACGTCAGTTCCGCGTCGCGGTGCGCCATGAGGCGACCGTCCTCGTTGTGGCCATCAACGAGCGGCTGTGACCGGCGCGGAAGTCAGTTGGCCTCACGGTGCTGCAGGAGCGAGGCTCGCCCTCATGACCACAGATCTCATCGTGCGTCCGGCCGGGCCCGCCGATTCGCGGACCTGAGCCGAACTGCGTTGGACGTTCAAGCAAGAGGACCCGGACCCACTCACGCCGGCCTCCCGCTGCTCGACACCCCGATGAGCCATCGGTGCGGCCAGGTCCGGCAGGGCCGGCCGCGACAGGGCCGGCGTCTTCTCCTCGGACGGCCCTCCCGGCCGATGCCCCGCCCTGACCGCAGTCATCCCGTCACCCTGCAGGCCAGTTCGGCGGACCGCGCGCGGCCCTCACCAGGGAGGGGGTGCGTCGCGGCGGGTGGCGGGCCCCGCGCCCGTGCGGCGTTGGGCGTCCGGGATGGCCGCCGCCAGCTGCGCTAACACCCGACGGCGATCCGGTATTCGGATGATCTGTCTGTAAATCGACCACCCATTGGCGCCCCTCCTTCGGACCTGTCAGGCTCATCTTCAGTTGAGCGCCACATCGCAGGCGCAGAACTGAAATCAACCTCGAAATCGAAGGTGAATCTTGTCATGCGGCACCAAGTAGTCACCGTATCCGCCCTCAGCCTTCTCTGCCTTGCGGGCACCACCGGTCTCGCGGAGGCGCAGCCCGCCAGTGCGCACGCCCCGTCCGCGATGGTCCTCGCAGTCATTCACGGTTCCGGTGCACCCACGGACACCGTCCTGCGCGCGTCCACCCTCAGCTGCGCCTACACCGCCGAAGGCACACACCCCGATCCCAGGGCCGCGTGCGACGCCCTCAACGCCACCAATGGCGAACTCAACCGCCTGCTGGCGGCTCCCAACCCGCCGCGGGCCTGCCCGATGCACTTCGACCCCGTCACGGTCACAGCGGACGGCGTACTGCGCGGCAGGCACGTCGCGTGGAAGCACACCTTCTCCAACGCGTGCGCAATGTCCGCGGCCCTGAACGGGAACCCGGTGTACGCGTTCTGACGCCGCGCAGCGGACGCACGTTCGAGCCCGTCCGATGTGTCCACTCGGCCGGTGGCGTTCTCAGCGCCAAGGAGTCAGGCACGGTCCCCGCCGTACGTATTGGCGGCTCACCTCGGGGGCGGCGATGCGCTGCTGGAGGGACCACGAGCCGGCGAAGCGCAGGACCGGCGCGTTGAGGAGCGTCGGCCGAACTCGGCGGCCCGGCGGCGGCGGTGGGCGGGGGAGCCCGATGACGTCAGCCGGGCCGCGCAGGGCCGCGCGAACCACTCCTCGGGGTGGGGCGCGGCGGCCTCCACCACTCCCCCGCGTCCGGCGACGGAACCAGCCCGGACCCGGCCGCCCGCCCACCGCGACGTCGGGGGGGGCGGGCGGCGGCCGTCTCCGTCATCTCGAACTTCCACGAGCGCAGCAGGCCGACCGCCCGCCTCATCCGAGCGCGGCGTGACCGTCGGATCAGATGACGCCCTGCGCCATCATCGCGTCCGCCACCCGCTCGAAGCCCGCGATGTTCGCGCCGACGACGTAGTCCCCCGGGGCGCCGTACCGCTCGGCGGTCTCGTACGCGACGGCGTGGATCGAGCGCATGATGGCGGCGAGTTCGTCCTCCACCCGCTGCGCGCTCCAGGCCGCCCGGCCGGCGTTCTGGCTCATCTCAAGGGCGCTGACCGCTACTCCGCCTGCGTTGGCGGCCTTGCCGGGCCCGAACGCGACCCCGGCCTCCTGCAGGATCCGTACGGCCTCGGGGGTGGTCGGCATGTTGGCGCCCTCGGAGACCGCCTTGACCCCGCCCGCGACGAGCGTACGGGCGTCCTGCGCGTCGAGTTCGTTCTGCGTGGCGGAAGGGAAGGCGATGTCCGCCGACACCTCCCAGACCCGCCCACCGGGCACGAACCGCGCCGAGGATCCGCGCCGTTCCGCGTACTCGCTCACGCGCCCGCGCTCGACCTCCTTGACCTCCTTGAGCAGGGCGAGGTCGATGCCCTTGTCGTCGACGACGTAGCCCTGCGAGTCCGAGCAGGTCAGCGGGTTCGCACCGAGCTGCTGGAGCTTCTCGATCGTGTACAGCGCGACGTTGCCTGAGCCGGAGACCACCGCTGTCAGCCCGTCCAGCGACTCGCCCCGGACCGCCAGCATCTCGGCGGCGAACAGCACACTGCCGTAGCCGGTCGCCTGCGGCCGGATCGCGGAGCCGCCCCAGCCCTGGCCCTTGCCGGTGAGGACGCCGGCCTCCCAGCGGTTGGTGATGCGCCGGTACTGGCCGAAGAGATAGCCGATCTCACGGCCGCCGACACCGATGTCTCCGGCGGGCACATCGGTGTGCTCGCCGATGTGCCGGTGCAGCTCGGTCATGAAGGACTGGCAGAACCGCATGACCTCGGCGTCCGACCGGCCGCGCGGGTCGAAGTCGCTGCCGCCCTTGCCGCCACCGATCCCGAGGCCGGTCAGGGCGTTCTTGAAGATCTGCTCGAAGCCGAGGAACTTCACCACGCCGATGTCCACCGACGGGTGGAAGCGCAGACCGCCCTTGTACGGGCCGAGCGCACTGTTGAACTCGACGCGGTAGCCGCGGTTGACATGGACCCGGCCCCGGTCGTCCTGCCACGGGACGCGGAAGAGGATCTGCCGCTCGGGCTCGGTGAGCCGCTCCACCAGGGCCACGGCCGGGTCGGCGTACTCGGGCCGGGCGGTGAAGACGGGGGCAAGGGTCTCGAGGACCTCCCGTACCGCCTGGTGGAACTCGGGCTGCGCGGGATTGCGGCGCTCGATCTCGGCCCGCAGTGCTTCCAGCCTGTCCTTCGAGTCCTTCACGTGTATCCCTCCAGGCAGTGGCCGGTGCGCAGACTGCGGCAGGTCCTTGGTGTCCGCGGGTCCGCGCGTGCCGGTCGTTTTCGAGTGCAGCACGCTCCGAACACGCGCTTTCGGAAGTTCTTCCGGAGCGCGGCCCGTTCGCGGAGGCTACCGCGCACGGCGCTGATCTGGGGAAGGCTTCTGCCCCGCGGACAAAAAACGTCCCGCACGCCGGCGTTTCGCCCGCTGCGCGACGGTCGTTCCGGAGGCGATGACCGAGACCCGCATGTCGGGCCTCGCATGACGCTCCCGGATGGCCCCGCCGTTCCGGGTGATGGTGCCGGACACCTTGAACATGCCGTCGTCGTCTGCCCGGGCGGCGACGCTCCCTCTCGGTGGTCGGCACGGTCCGCGTACGCTGCCTCCTCGAATCGCTCCCCGGCAT from Streptomyces sp. NBC_00190 harbors:
- a CDS encoding amidase domain-containing protein, whose protein sequence is MVSYHDLHGCRVDQWQKAADDWVDLARRSSSACEDIRAQGKKPLDDHWADATGKTAGKRLEDLADRLESGGDIMKGVAMVLDALAHTMGYAQRTLSHAIELANEHGLSIQDGRAVGVYTGAVPTGPNVPQNVRDAYTKEQGHIATVNGLIDEALREASQADAKASAELDKLATTINVSDTSQAHNVLLVEASHVEFEMLRADIPVGKDPQLVRAWWDGLTPQQQKDLMRADPVTLADLKGLPPEVGREVRGPDGTIDRVEMVRYALDHWDMKDDLDYGAAGNCTNFVSSSLEAGGMKKKLSPWTGLMGDDTWGRQSGIGWDWFDQNAYHSESWARAEGLQNFLLRHGSREVPRADARPGDIIFYEQVAPGTETAPGETHHAAVVTSVTPDGDIKLTQHTSSFQNVSLDSREHIANRNGGEQRIRIVRPEPDWY
- a CDS encoding subtilase-type protease inhibitor, whose translation is MRHQVVTVSALSLLCLAGTTGLAEAQPASAHAPSAMVLAVIHGSGAPTDTVLRASTLSCAYTAEGTHPDPRAACDALNATNGELNRLLAAPNPPRACPMHFDPVTVTADGVLRGRHVAWKHTFSNACAMSAALNGNPVYAF
- the gdhA gene encoding NADP-specific glutamate dehydrogenase, which gives rise to MKDSKDRLEALRAEIERRNPAQPEFHQAVREVLETLAPVFTARPEYADPAVALVERLTEPERQILFRVPWQDDRGRVHVNRGYRVEFNSALGPYKGGLRFHPSVDIGVVKFLGFEQIFKNALTGLGIGGGKGGSDFDPRGRSDAEVMRFCQSFMTELHRHIGEHTDVPAGDIGVGGREIGYLFGQYRRITNRWEAGVLTGKGQGWGGSAIRPQATGYGSVLFAAEMLAVRGESLDGLTAVVSGSGNVALYTIEKLQQLGANPLTCSDSQGYVVDDKGIDLALLKEVKEVERGRVSEYAERRGSSARFVPGGRVWEVSADIAFPSATQNELDAQDARTLVAGGVKAVSEGANMPTTPEAVRILQEAGVAFGPGKAANAGGVAVSALEMSQNAGRAAWSAQRVEDELAAIMRSIHAVAYETAERYGAPGDYVVGANIAGFERVADAMMAQGVI